The stretch of DNA GTGCAGATGACGAGAGAAAAAATAATAATAGCCCAACAGGCAAAAATATAACGTACATTAGTTTTTTAAACTGATTGACAGTTTTCATACGATTATTCCAACTTTCATCCATATGTTTTATCTGGATGATTAACATCATGTATTCTATGTTTTGCCGTCGGTTTATGCCGGAATCCGTGCCGGGATAAGCCTAAAATCACCATCCATAGTGATTTTCCGACTGCAACATTCCATACATGATGCTCCTCACCCGTGCTGGTCTTATGGAATTTCTAAAACTCACAATTTGAAGCTGTCATCATATTGACCGCCACGACCGGCCTCTACAGGTCACAAATAATGATGAAACTGCTAAACCGGACTTTTTTTAGTGGTTTTTGTTTTGCTCCAACTGTCCACTCCCCACTATTTTCATGTTAATTCCTCAAACTGTGTATAGGCGCTGGAATTCTTCCGCCTCTTTTTATAAATTCTTCACTGCTGTATTCGTTTACCCTCATTACCGGGCCGGAACCTAGCAATCCTCCAAATTCAACTACATCCCCGATGTCTTTCCCCGGAGCAGGAATAATTCTTACCGCCGTTGTCTTGTTGTTTACCACTCCTATAGCCGCTTCATCGGCAATAATAGCGGATATAGTTGCTGCGCTTGTATTCCCTGGTACTACAATCATATCCAATCCTACCGAACATACACAGGTCATGGCTTCAAGCTTTTCAATAGATAAAGCACCTTTTGCTACCGCATCTATCATACCTGCATCTTCACTCACCGGAATAAATGCACCGCTTAACCCCCCTACATAAGAAGACGCCATGATGCCTCCTTTTTTTACCGCATCATTCAGAAGCGCCAGTGCAGCAGTGGTACCATGGGCACCACACTTTTCAAGGCCCATTTCTTCCAGGATGTGAGCTACACTGTCTCCTATTGCGGGAGTAGGGGCAAGGGATAGGTCCACTATGCCAAAAGATACTCCCAATCTCTTTGAAGCTTCTCGAGCTACCAGCTGGCCCATTCTTGTAATCTTAAAGGCTGTTTTCTTAACTGTCTCAGCCACCGTACCAAAATCAGCGCCTCTTACCTTCTCCAGTGCACTCTTTACTGCTCCGGGACCGCTGACGCCAACATTGATTACGCACTCCGGTTCACCTACACCGTGGAAGGCTCCCGCCATAAATGGGTTGTCTTCCGGGACATTTGCAAATACAACCAACTTGGCGCACCCAAGTCCTCCATCATCAGCGGTAAGCTCTGCAGTCTGCTTAATAACCTCCCCCATTTCCCTGACTGCATCCATGTTAATGCCGGCTTTGGTGGTTGCGACATTTACAGAAGAACATACTTTTTTAGTTGTACTCAGCGCCAAGGGGATAGACCTAATTAGTTTTCGGTCTCCTACGGTATACCCTTTATGCACCAGCGCAGAAAATCCGCCAATAAAATTAACACCTACTATATCAGCTGCTTTATCTAGAGTTTCTGCAAATTTTACATAGTCTTCTTCATCACAGCTTTCTGCTATTAGGGAAATAGGAGTAACAGAAATCCTTTTGTTGATGATAGGAATGCCATATTCCTTTTCAATATCCTGTCCAACTTTTACAAGGTTTGCAGCAAGCCGTGTAATCTTATTGTAAATCTTTTCCCGGGCAATCCTCCCGTCCGAATGGCAGCAGTCCCTAAGGGATATACCCATGGTAATGGTCCTGATATCGAGGTTTTCCTCCTGTATCATTTTTATTGTTTCTATGACTTCAAATGGACTGATCATTCTTATCCCCCTTTATATACGGTGCATAGAATTAAAGATATCTTCATGTTGTATTTTTATGGAAAGTCCAAGTTCCTGTCCTTTTTTCTCCAACTGTTCTGATAAATTTGAAAAATCAACACATGCTTTAGATATATCCACCAGCATAATCATTGTAAACATATCCTGCATGATGGTCTGCGAGATATCCAGTATATTTACATTACAGTTTGCCAATATGCCGCTAACCGCTGCAATAATTCCTACCTTGTCTTTTCCTATTACAGTAATTACCGCTCTCATAATAGACCTCCTTAAATTTTTTCATATCTTTGTATTATATCATACATTTTTTATAACTGCTATATAGTATTTTCATAAAAAACTTTTCATTTCTGTTTTTCTAAAATAATGTATATATCCTCAATCAGCACATCAATTAATGCCTCCTGATACCCCGCATCCCCCTGTTCTTTCAAGCATTGGCCCAATTGTCTTAACTGTTCATCCTGTATATTTTCCAGTTTTTTTATACTGCATGCGCTAATCTTTTTATTAGAACGGACGGCTTCATAATCTTTCGGATGATAGCGCCATAATATTAATTGACTTCCATATCTTTTTTTTAGCTTATCCGCTATTAATAGCCCTTCCGGATCAAAGTCGCCTGAATAATAGATGGTCGTCCCTTGTTTTGCCAGCATATCCAATAATACAAGAGAAGCAAGTTTTACCTGTCCATAGGTACATATTAATGGAGGGTACATACAGGAGAGTTGGTCTAATACCGTTGAAAAAACAGCAGGGTTTTCAAAGACAAATACTTTTCCTATTGGACTGGTGATAGCATCAAGCTTGCTTAGATTGGCCAGTGATACCTGCATAGGTTCTCCAATCGTATAGTATCCTTCCCACCCCGGATGGATTTGTCCGCCTATATATCCTTTTAATCCGCAGCAAACAGTATAGTTTGAGATTTCGTCCACAAGTATTCCCGCTTTATAAAACAATTCTGCTTTTTCTTCTGCATTTTGAGGTTTGACTGCATTAAAGCGGTACATGATTGCATACTGAAGTAATTGACCACATTCGGTTCCTTCATCAAATATATGAGGATTTTTACTAATTTCAGAAGCAAACATTGCGAGGCGTTTTTTCTGGTCAGTTAGACAGGGCAGGTTGTTTAGAGCTATACAAACAATATGGATATCCTCCTTTAATCTATTCTCATCCATATCATACCTTTTTATGAAGGTTATATAAGCATTTTCCCTGGTTTGAAGGACATGCCGTACCCAGTCCCCGGCAAGTGTACCTTCAAACGCATCTATTATTTTTTTAAAGAAATCCTCCCGGCGCTGCTTATAGATATTGGCCTTTTCTTTATTCGAAACAAGCTCCTCATGAAAGTATTCTTTTAGTATATCTTCCAGGTTCAATCCGGCAAATCGGGTTTTGTCCAATGCCTTTTCAAAGTTTTCCACTTTTATGCTCGCCGATTTTTGTTTTGTATAATCCTTTTTAAGGAAGCCGGTTAAGGCTTCCTGTTCCTGCACGGATAAACCGGTTAATACAATTGTCCCGCCTATTGCTCCCAGTGATTTATACTTTTCTTTCATTTTTTCAAAAACTCTTTTAAATCCCCTGTTATTTTTAAAATAAAGCACGCATTGTCTAAGCAAATCAGTCTCATTCATCCAAAACACTCCATTAATATGCACTGTCCGATTCTTATAATGAGCGCAGTTTAAAATTCAATATTTCCATGATTGCAAACTGCGCGAATTTCATAGATAACTTCCTTGATTTATTTCTAATTTTAAAGTGTGTTATCTATATAATTAACCAACTTTAAAACTAAAAATTGTTGTATTACCACAAATACTAATAAAAATGTGCTTGATTTGTATTCAATTCTCAATTTGTTACCAGTTCCCTTACCTTTCCATTCCATCGGTACCGGATAACTGTCACAAAATCTGCATTATTAGGCCGTACCAGCTCACAGATGGATAGAGAAGGGACCGTATCGTAATCTCCCCATAAAATCTGGGAGTTTATTATAAAGTTGAGCTTCAACTCCTCCAATAGCCTAAACATATCTCTGATATTATTTTCATCTACCCCGGCAAAAGCTTCATCGAGGGAAATGATTCTTGGACAATCTTTCCGTGCCCCTTCATACCGGGCATACACAGAAGAAAACAAGGGTACATACATTGCCATTGCTTTCTCGCCACCACTAAATTTATCAAAAGCGTTATTGGTAAGTTCTTTCTTATTTTCGCCGGTCTTTCGGAAGAACAAGCGGAACTCAAACCACTTTCTGTAATCCAGTATATCCTTCATAATCGCATGGAAGGTCTGAGTGGTCCCGGTATCCTCCAGCTCTTTTTTGGCCTGGGCAATTTTAGAACGGAAATGGGATGACAGCTTGTTAAAATCTTCTTCCCTCAGCAGGTTTGCATCAGACTTCAAAATATCCACCAATTCCTTGGTATCCAGCTGTTCTTCAGTTTCTGCAACCCTGCTTTTCCACATCAAACTAAAAGACAAGCCACTGGAGGTATTCATAGACTCCATCAGATCGTTCATCTTTTTTACCCACTGTTCAGCATGATAGATTTTTGCCCTTATCTTCTTACTAATGGTATGGGCTAATATATCTTCAAACAACTGGCGGTCACTTTCTTTAAATAATCTCTCATTTTCTTCAATGGAATCTTCAAGAAATTCGATTAATGTATAAAAGTTTACCTCTCTTCCCTGAATTTTTGCAGTAAGCTCCAGTCTTTTTTGTGCATTAAAGATCTTTCTTATTCTTTCGTCCTCTTCCTGGGGCAGTTCATCAAATATATATTCAGTAATAAGGTTATATTCAGTCATATACTGACGGGTCTCGTGATATTTCTCCTGTAAGGCAGTTGCATAATCTTCCCTGGACCTGCCCTCTTTTTCTTCACCTTTAAGCTCATTATATATTTTTCTTGCGACATTATCCATATCGTTTTCCAATTCTGGCTTTGCAACATATCCCAGGTGATACTCTTGTTTAAATCCTTCCCGGTGGACATCATATATTTTTTCAACAATTAAAACTTCTTCTTTCAGCCTGTTTAGTCTTTCCGACGTTGTCCCGTATTTTTCCCTGTATATTGCTGCATTATTGATTTCTTTTTCAATTCTCTGGGGAATAGTTTTCAGGCCCTCGATACATTCTTCTATCTCTTTTCTAATTTCTTCGTAATTTGTCTGTTTTAGCAGTTCCCTGTAATTATCAATTATCTTAACATTTTCAGTGATATCTCTGCCAATCCTAGTTAAATCATATAACAGGTTGTCAATGTCCTGTAAAATATCTTCAACCTGTTCCTGGATAGTTTGTATCTGCCTCACCAACTGGAGCAGTTTGGTATGTCTGGTTTCCAGATCCCTCAGCATATCTTTATATGCATCGGCATCTTCCTGAGCCTGCTCGTAAGCCTCAACGTTCAGGGGAATTTCCATTCTGAACGTTATTTCCCTGACATGCTCACGGATTTGTTTTAAAAGGCTGTAGCTTTTTTCTGCGTATCTCTCTTTTGCTTCTACTTCCTTTTGCGTGCTTTCCAGTTTTAACCTTGCTGCATATACAAATCCAAAAGCTGTTTCCAGGTCCTTCTTGTCCGGAAATCTTTTAAATTCTGTTTGCAGCGCTTCCAATTTATTTTCCAGTTCTTTAATCTTTTCTTCTTGTCCACAAATTCTGGCTTTAATCTCTTCAATCTCAATCTCAATCTTTCTTATAATTTCCTCCCGGTAGCTTTTACGAGCCTGAGACCCGATAAATCTGGCACAAGTGGCAGCACTTACCTTTCCTTTCAACACCCCAATACCATACTCACCTTTTTCACTAATATAGGTTAATGCTTCCTGCTGGTCCAGCATAATACTCTTTAAGACATTATCAATATCTTCATAGGTTAATTCACCCTCTATCAATTGCTCCGGTTTTAAAAGGGAAGATAATTCATGCCTGAAATACTGCGGTTCAGGGAAAATATACCTGTCCGCCATTCCCTCATCCACTTGCAGCACCTGTTTTTGATACTTTTTAGGAACAATAAGGGCGTCCAGGAGACCCATATCCATTAAAGCTTCTTCCAGCCTGCCTTTTAATTCTTCAGAAAGCCCCGGCTGAAAATCCACGGCTTTGTACAGGGGCAAAAAAGGAATTCCTTGCTGTATCATCTTCTCTCTGTTTAGTACCACTTTACTTTCCCTTGCCGGTTCAGGATCTTTCTTACTTTTCCACTCTGCCAATTCTACCTGTTTGCTTTTTAATTCTTCTTCATATCCGGTTTTTAGCGATTCCAGCTTAATCTTCTCAGCCCTTACATTACTTTCAAGGAAATGATATTCTTTGCGTACTTCACTCAGAATATCGTCGTAGCCTGTATTTTGCCCGTATCCCCTCACCAGCCTGGCTACACCAATTACTGAGGGCTCAGATAGTTTCAATTGTGTATTGCTCCTATTCCATTGATATACCTGTTCTATAAACTCTTCTTTTGCTTCTTCAAATAAAGTCCCGGCTTTGTCCAATTCCTTGACGGCGTTGTCCCTTTCATTTTTTGCATGGTCTAATTCCTGCAGCGCCTTATCATACTCCTGCGTCTGCCTTTTTTCCTCCTCCAATGCCTTTTTTCCTTTTGAAATTTTTTCGCGGTAACGTTTAATCTCGTTATTCAAATAAGAAAAGTTATATTGCCTGGATAAATCCTTACACATTTCATCCCGTGCAAAAGCATGTTCATGGAAATAAAAATCATCGGCAAGGGAATCCATTTCCTCCAGCAGCTGCATGATATCCTGCTGCAGCTGTTCCCGCTCACTTTCAATACCGTTCAAATTATTTTGCAGTTGAATCTGTCTCTTTTTCTTGCCTTCAAGATTATTTTGTTTTTCCTTTTCCTGCTGCTGCAATTGTTGCAGCAATTGTTCCCTTTTATCCAGTTCCTGCTTTGCCCTGAAGCTGTCGTGCTGCTCAAGCTCTCTCTTTTTATGCTCTAGGACTTTTTGGGTAGTCCTTAACTGTTCCAAATTACTGTCGGCCTGCTCATATGCACGGCGGTATTCTTCCCCGGCTTTTTCCAACTGCTGTACTTCCTGTCTTGTTTTGTCCAACTGCTGCCTCGCTTCCAGCAGATTTTTAGCCTTTTCCAAAAGTACAAAACGGTTATATTTATCGTATTCATTTTTCAACCGGTCGGCTGCTTTTTTACTTTCCTTTAAAACTTCCAATTGACTTTTAATATTATCCATATTTTCGATTGCTTCTGACATGGGACGTAAATCTTCATCGGATAAAGGCTGGAGAGAGTTGTTCATGATGTCATAGATAACCGTGGGCTTAAAATCCTTGGATAACTTGGGCGTCCTTAAGTGCACCAGCAGCTTGATTAATTCATCATAATCCTCAATGTTTTCAAAACCAAATAACAGCTTGTTGACCATTCCCATATAATCGGCCTGGCTTTCATGGAATTCTCCACCCTCACCAATCCTATTTTTCAGTTCTGTTTTACTTAAAGGTACTTTTTCTCCAACATCCTTATACAGGAAAAAGTTTTTTCCAATTCTTCTTCCATCGGTAATGGCAAATCCCCAAAAATCCATACTTTTACCCCTTTTGGCACGCAACCCCATGCCAATGGTCAGATAGATGCCTGTTTTCTGTTTGACAAGCTCCATATACAGATAACCGGTCCTTTCATCTTCTCCCAGGTCATCTTCTCCCAACAAATAATTCTCCAGCTTACGCGCCCTGGAACCAAAAGGGTCCAGCCGTTCCGGGCTCTTATTGCCATCCAGCAACAACGGAATAAAACTTTGCATGGTAACTGACTTTCCGGAACCGTTCGCTCCCCTGAGCAACAGCCTGCCATCACAAAAGTGAAATTCTTCTTCATCGTAATACCAAAAGTTGATCAAACCTATTCTATTAATAAGCCATCGGTCATTCAATATATTTACCCTCCCAATTATAGAATTATTTATTCTCCATTAAAATTATCCGGATATTTTCCAATCATCTTTCCCACCAAAGGCATTAACGTTATCTCTTTTTGACTGTCCTGTACTTCCAGCATGTTGAAACTTTTCATATAGGCTGTTACCTCTTCGCACAATTTGGACAATTTCATTTCCCTGTATTCCTTGCTCCAACCACTGATGTACCGTTCACGGCATAGCTCTATCAAACTCTCAAACCTCGCCGTTGACAGCGTAATGGTGTCATTTTCATTTTTTGTTAGTTCGCCTTTTGATAGCAGCTCTACAATGATGCTATTTAACTGTAAGACAATATCAGATATATTCTTACTATCGGGAAATACATCCTTAAAAAAATGCTTGCTTTCATCCAGCACGATAAACGCTCCATTTTTGTGAATATGAAGCTGGCTGTCCAAAATATCCTCCACATCTTTTTGCAGTATGTTTCTATAAGTCTTTATGTACAGATAATCCTGGTCTTCCACACCTTCGGAGTATACGGCAGGGGACATGAAAAGCCTCCTGTATACCCGGTTCCTTCTGACTCTTCCCCTATCCCTATCTACGTCCAGCCATTCTCCCTGTTCCATATCCCTCCACGAAGTATAGTTTAATATATTTCCTGTAAAGTTCCGCACAAAATACCTTGATAACCCGGTGTTTTCATAAAGTACTTCAGTTTCCAGGGTATTTGAAAAGCTTTGTTCATCCCCGTCATCCAGCTTAATCAAATTTATTTCTGCTGCAAAACGCAGCACTTTTACCAGATGTCTTCTATGTTTATAAAGGGTCCAATCTACTTTTTCTTCTCCCGGAAAGGTAGCTTCAATAAATTCTGTTACCTGTGAAAGTACAAATTGCTCTTCCGGACCTTTATCTTCAAGAAACATCAATAAAAGACATAGAAATGCATATTCCATCGGATCATCAAATCCTGTAATTCCCATCCAAGGTTCCGCCTTTCCCGGAAGTTTCTCCAGCTTAATGAGATAAGGCGTTATAATAAGCTGATAGCCCAACTTATCTTCCAGAAAACTTTTAAACTTCGGCGAAGCGTCTTTTACTGCATAATACAATTCTTTATCCTCTTCTTTTACAATCCAAAACCGTTCAAGGAGTTGTTCCAATTCTTTCATAAACTCACCCTTCCCCACCTACTTTACCGAATTCAATAATATATGCAGGCATCTCTAAATTGCCGTCTTCGCACTGCAATATACATCTTTCACCTTTTTTAGGCAAGATAAGCTTAAAAATTCTCCCATCTTCGGTTTTTGCTGTATGATAAGGCGAAGCAATTGCTTTTCCAACCCATTTTAGCAGGGTGGTTCTTACATGTGATTGTATTTTGGGAAGCTTTGAGAACTCTATATGAGACTGATCAATATAGCTGGCCATAACCTCTTGCTCTTTTTCTCTTGTCCAAATATACTGTTCTAAAAGTTTTTGCTTCCTTTCGGTTTTATCTACAATGGGATTACGGCTGCTTTTTTCCCTGTAATTTCTCACCCTTGGTTTTACTTCAATGACAAACGGCTCTTCATCAAACACTCCGCTATTAATACTATCCGTCTGCCTGGTAATATCTCCCTTAATATGACGTGTGTTGAATATACCGAAGGCAAGGGAAGATAGTTTATGGGCTTCGTCCATATCTTTGCAAGCCAGGAACATTTCACACAATTTTTTATACTCTTCTTTTCTATTGGCAGCACTATTCCTGCTTTCTACAATTTGAGAAGCAAAACGTGTAATTTTTCTAATAATTTCATTGGTTATCTCAAACAGTTTAACCACTTCGCTTTCACTGGTGCCTGTCCCTAAAAACCAGTTGCGAAAGTTTATCCATCTGCCCTGAATATTTTCATATAGGTCATCCTGTGGTATTTCCATATCGATTCTTGGAATGGATTTTTCGTATTCCAAAACTTTGGACAAAACCTTTTTTACTGTATCATCCTGCAAATTTTTAAGCATTTCTTCAATGGTATAGGATGTTTTTTGAAGTTCCTTCACAAATTCTCTGAGATATTCAATAATAGCATCCTTGTAAGCGATAAATTCCCTGGTTTTCATTAATTCTTCTGCTTTTAGACTATGAAAACTTCTAATATAATCCTGGTAGTTTTGGTTCAACCTCTTAAAATCGGTGTTTAAATCCCTCCACCAAGCTCCCACTATTTTTACATCTGCATTCACCATGCTGTTCAATTTCATAATCTCATCTTTAATTCGCTCAAATAATGTGGGTTCCAGGGAAGCACCTTCTACAAACAAATTTTCAAGCTTAATGGTCATTCTTTCGATTTCTACCGAGTATTCCGAAAGCTGATAACGGAATTGCTTGTTTTTAAACTCTTCCACTGTAGCCGCTTTAGATGTATCCTGCACCGGAATCAGGTTTCCCCATTCCACCAACACATCCAGATCCTGTTTGCACTGGTCTATGGTATATTCTTTAAATATTTCATGCTTTTTTAATTCCTCATAGACCTCTTCCTTGTACATCCAGTACTTGATTTTCTCATATTGAAGATAGAAGAATCTCAAGATCGGTCGATACCGCCATGAATTTTCAGCAGCAAGATATTTTGTTTCTGTAATAGGCTTTGTAAGCTTAGTATTTATTTCCATGCGATCCCCTTCATACCTTTCAGATGTTCATCCTATTTCTTGTCATAGATTATACCATTTTGTCAAAATAATATTCAACGGAACATTATCACTTTACAGTAAAATTTATATGAAAATAGTGGGGAGTGGACAGTGGGGAGTAAAACCGAAACCACTAAAAAAGTCCGTTTTAGCAGGAAGAAGGGATGCGACTTGGGGACGGTTCGTCTGTCGAATGTGCTTTTCATGCGACCGAGGAACCGTCCCCATGTCGAAGCCCCGAGCAATCAAGCATATTTTCATGGGTAATACCCATGGCCTTCTTTTATTGTTTAAACGACAAAAACACTTGGGATATTAAGTTTCTATATGGTCAATTTGTTCAAATCATTTATATCAGCTGCCCGTTCGTCTCCTACCAGACCAACAAGCGCATATACCTTTGAAATTGGGTCATATTTATATTCTTTGATCAGCCTGAAATTTTCAATTTCTCCTGCATTTCTCACATGAATCCTGGGACCGGTACAGTGGTACTCTTCACCATTTCCTATACGGATGTGATTATCATCCAGGTAACATATGTCTACTTCGTTGTCTATATACTCTTTTACTCTTCTTTCTATTTCAGCGATATCAATATCAGGTTTATGGGGGAATTCCAGTACAAATCCGTGCTTTACGTCGCTATGAACCTGAGGATGCTTGAACCCAAATTCTTGTTCCAGCACCTTGCAGGTTAGATCTTCAGCAGTATGTGCCATTTTCCTGTATTTAATAGATTTAAATACAACATTTGCAATATCCTGCGGGAGAGGCCCAAATATATTAGGCCTTGTTACAATTACTTCTTCTCCTATCCCAATAAGGATCTCTGCATTTAATCCCAAAAAGGGATATATAAGGTCAAAGTGCTCAATGATAACCCTTTTATCCTGATCAATCGCATTTTTCACTGCATCCACCAGTTCATACATCTGTATAAAGGCTGACTCGAACCTTACATCCAGGTGGTAAGTGTGACTGTAAAAAAAACCTTTATCAATGTTTTTTAAGAGGGGCAATGGACGTACATTA from Petroclostridium xylanilyticum encodes:
- a CDS encoding PFL family protein; the encoded protein is MISPFEVIETIKMIQEENLDIRTITMGISLRDCCHSDGRIAREKIYNKITRLAANLVKVGQDIEKEYGIPIINKRISVTPISLIAESCDEEDYVKFAETLDKAADIVGVNFIGGFSALVHKGYTVGDRKLIRSIPLALSTTKKVCSSVNVATTKAGINMDAVREMGEVIKQTAELTADDGGLGCAKLVVFANVPEDNPFMAGAFHGVGEPECVINVGVSGPGAVKSALEKVRGADFGTVAETVKKTAFKITRMGQLVAREASKRLGVSFGIVDLSLAPTPAIGDSVAHILEEMGLEKCGAHGTTAALALLNDAVKKGGIMASSYVGGLSGAFIPVSEDAGMIDAVAKGALSIEKLEAMTCVCSVGLDMIVVPGNTSAATISAIIADEAAIGVVNNKTTAVRIIPAPGKDIGDVVEFGGLLGSGPVMRVNEYSSEEFIKRGGRIPAPIHSLRN
- a CDS encoding ACT domain-containing protein, producing the protein MRAVITVIGKDKVGIIAAVSGILANCNVNILDISQTIMQDMFTMIMLVDISKACVDFSNLSEQLEKKGQELGLSIKIQHEDIFNSMHRI
- a CDS encoding TIGR02679 family protein is translated as MNETDLLRQCVLYFKNNRGFKRVFEKMKEKYKSLGAIGGTIVLTGLSVQEQEALTGFLKKDYTKQKSASIKVENFEKALDKTRFAGLNLEDILKEYFHEELVSNKEKANIYKQRREDFFKKIIDAFEGTLAGDWVRHVLQTRENAYITFIKRYDMDENRLKEDIHIVCIALNNLPCLTDQKKRLAMFASEISKNPHIFDEGTECGQLLQYAIMYRFNAVKPQNAEEKAELFYKAGILVDEISNYTVCCGLKGYIGGQIHPGWEGYYTIGEPMQVSLANLSKLDAITSPIGKVFVFENPAVFSTVLDQLSCMYPPLICTYGQVKLASLVLLDMLAKQGTTIYYSGDFDPEGLLIADKLKKRYGSQLILWRYHPKDYEAVRSNKKISACSIKKLENIQDEQLRQLGQCLKEQGDAGYQEALIDVLIEDIYIILEKQK
- a CDS encoding TIGR02680 family protein, translated to MNDRWLINRIGLINFWYYDEEEFHFCDGRLLLRGANGSGKSVTMQSFIPLLLDGNKSPERLDPFGSRARKLENYLLGEDDLGEDERTGYLYMELVKQKTGIYLTIGMGLRAKRGKSMDFWGFAITDGRRIGKNFFLYKDVGEKVPLSKTELKNRIGEGGEFHESQADYMGMVNKLLFGFENIEDYDELIKLLVHLRTPKLSKDFKPTVIYDIMNNSLQPLSDEDLRPMSEAIENMDNIKSQLEVLKESKKAADRLKNEYDKYNRFVLLEKAKNLLEARQQLDKTRQEVQQLEKAGEEYRRAYEQADSNLEQLRTTQKVLEHKKRELEQHDSFRAKQELDKREQLLQQLQQQEKEKQNNLEGKKKRQIQLQNNLNGIESEREQLQQDIMQLLEEMDSLADDFYFHEHAFARDEMCKDLSRQYNFSYLNNEIKRYREKISKGKKALEEEKRQTQEYDKALQELDHAKNERDNAVKELDKAGTLFEEAKEEFIEQVYQWNRSNTQLKLSEPSVIGVARLVRGYGQNTGYDDILSEVRKEYHFLESNVRAEKIKLESLKTGYEEELKSKQVELAEWKSKKDPEPARESKVVLNREKMIQQGIPFLPLYKAVDFQPGLSEELKGRLEEALMDMGLLDALIVPKKYQKQVLQVDEGMADRYIFPEPQYFRHELSSLLKPEQLIEGELTYEDIDNVLKSIMLDQQEALTYISEKGEYGIGVLKGKVSAATCARFIGSQARKSYREEIIRKIEIEIEEIKARICGQEEKIKELENKLEALQTEFKRFPDKKDLETAFGFVYAARLKLESTQKEVEAKERYAEKSYSLLKQIREHVREITFRMEIPLNVEAYEQAQEDADAYKDMLRDLETRHTKLLQLVRQIQTIQEQVEDILQDIDNLLYDLTRIGRDITENVKIIDNYRELLKQTNYEEIRKEIEECIEGLKTIPQRIEKEINNAAIYREKYGTTSERLNRLKEEVLIVEKIYDVHREGFKQEYHLGYVAKPELENDMDNVARKIYNELKGEEKEGRSREDYATALQEKYHETRQYMTEYNLITEYIFDELPQEEDERIRKIFNAQKRLELTAKIQGREVNFYTLIEFLEDSIEENERLFKESDRQLFEDILAHTISKKIRAKIYHAEQWVKKMNDLMESMNTSSGLSFSLMWKSRVAETEEQLDTKELVDILKSDANLLREEDFNKLSSHFRSKIAQAKKELEDTGTTQTFHAIMKDILDYRKWFEFRLFFRKTGENKKELTNNAFDKFSGGEKAMAMYVPLFSSVYARYEGARKDCPRIISLDEAFAGVDENNIRDMFRLLEELKLNFIINSQILWGDYDTVPSLSICELVRPNNADFVTVIRYRWNGKVRELVTN
- a CDS encoding TIGR02678 family protein, which encodes MKELEQLLERFWIVKEEDKELYYAVKDASPKFKSFLEDKLGYQLIITPYLIKLEKLPGKAEPWMGITGFDDPMEYAFLCLLLMFLEDKGPEEQFVLSQVTEFIEATFPGEEKVDWTLYKHRRHLVKVLRFAAEINLIKLDDGDEQSFSNTLETEVLYENTGLSRYFVRNFTGNILNYTSWRDMEQGEWLDVDRDRGRVRRNRVYRRLFMSPAVYSEGVEDQDYLYIKTYRNILQKDVEDILDSQLHIHKNGAFIVLDESKHFFKDVFPDSKNISDIVLQLNSIIVELLSKGELTKNENDTITLSTARFESLIELCRERYISGWSKEYREMKLSKLCEEVTAYMKSFNMLEVQDSQKEITLMPLVGKMIGKYPDNFNGE
- a CDS encoding TIGR02677 family protein; the protein is MEINTKLTKPITETKYLAAENSWRYRPILRFFYLQYEKIKYWMYKEEVYEELKKHEIFKEYTIDQCKQDLDVLVEWGNLIPVQDTSKAATVEEFKNKQFRYQLSEYSVEIERMTIKLENLFVEGASLEPTLFERIKDEIMKLNSMVNADVKIVGAWWRDLNTDFKRLNQNYQDYIRSFHSLKAEELMKTREFIAYKDAIIEYLREFVKELQKTSYTIEEMLKNLQDDTVKKVLSKVLEYEKSIPRIDMEIPQDDLYENIQGRWINFRNWFLGTGTSESEVVKLFEITNEIIRKITRFASQIVESRNSAANRKEEYKKLCEMFLACKDMDEAHKLSSLAFGIFNTRHIKGDITRQTDSINSGVFDEEPFVIEVKPRVRNYREKSSRNPIVDKTERKQKLLEQYIWTREKEQEVMASYIDQSHIEFSKLPKIQSHVRTTLLKWVGKAIASPYHTAKTEDGRIFKLILPKKGERCILQCEDGNLEMPAYIIEFGKVGGEG
- a CDS encoding lantibiotic ABC transporter translates to MAVSLVHEALMYAVYFAPRGKKRLLNLGHQLAQRHLSPLDKLIGFIGDAGAGKSLLIKGMFPGLELTNDDEGVNVRPLPLLKNIDKGFFYSHTYHLDVRFESAFIQMYELVDAVKNAIDQDKRVIIEHFDLIYPFLGLNAEILIGIGEEVIVTRPNIFGPLPQDIANVVFKSIKYRKMAHTAEDLTCKVLEQEFGFKHPQVHSDVKHGFVLEFPHKPDIDIAEIERRVKEYIDNEVDICYLDDNHIRIGNGEEYHCTGPRIHVRNAGEIENFRLIKEYKYDPISKVYALVGLVGDERAADINDLNKLTI